The DNA region TTTTTCTTGAATAAAATATGCCATACGAGAGCTGTCTAAAATTCCAGCCATTCCAAGAATTCTATTTCTTTCAAAACCACTCTCTCTTAGTGCTACATATGTCATAGCATCTAAAGGGTTTGAAACCATAATAATAATTGCATTTGGAGAGTAAGTTTTTATATCTCTTACAACTTCGCGAGTGATTTGAGCATTTTTTAAAAGAAGGTCATCTCTACTCATACCAGGTAAACGAGGACTTCCTGCAGTTACAACAACAACATCACAATCTTTAAGTTGTTCAGGCTCTTCAGCTACTGAAACAATAGTATGGCTTCTAGCAGCTGCAGCTGCCTGACTCATATCTAATGCTTTACCTTTAGCAATATCAATTTTGTTATCTCGAAGTATGATTTCATGGCAAGAACCATTCATTGCAAGAATAAAAGCAACTGTAGAACCAACATTTCCAGCTCCAACTATTCCGACTCGTTTTCCTTTTCCCATGGGCAATCCTTTAGTAGTAAATTTTTAAGCCTGCCTAATTCGGGGAGACTATAGAAGGTATTTGTTAGTATAAAACAAATTGAAAGATAAACGAATAAAACTTCACCTCTGCGAAATTTTACTCACCTATCCTGTGTAGCTTCCCCACACCTTTTGGTGCGGGAAAGATAAATTATGCGATTGATTCGATAATTTTGTTGAGAGTTTCGCTTGGGCGCATTGCCTTTTCAGCTTTTTCATCATCTGGCATAAAGTATCCACCAATATCAGATGGTTTACCTTCAACAGCAAGAAGTTCATCAAGAATTTTTTGTTCATTCTCTTTAAGAGCTTTAGCAACAGAAGCAAACTTCTCTGCCAACTCTTTATCATCACTATTAGCAAGTGCATCTGCCCAGTATAGTGCAAGATAGAAGTGACTTGCTTTGTTATCAGGCTCACCACACTTTCTACCTGGTGCTTTGTTGTTATCAAGGTAAGCTTCGTTAGCTTTATCTAATGCTTCACAAAGTGCTTTAACCTTGTTGTCATTTGTTTTATTGAAAATCATTCTTAGGCTTTCAGCCAATGCAAGGAATTCTCCAAGGCTATCCCATCGTAGGTGGCTCTCTTTCAAGAACTGCTCAACATGCTTAGGAGCTGATCCACCTGCACCTGTTTCAAACAATCCACCACCAGCAAGAAGTGGAACAATACTCATCATTTTCGCACTTGTTCCAAGCTCTAAAATTGGGAATAAGTCTGTTAGGTAGTCACGAAGAACGTTACCAGTAACAGAGATTGTATTTAGACCTGCTCGGCTTCGTTTAACAGTATACTTCATTGCAAGTTCAGGTGCCATAATATGGTACTCAATTGGCTCTTTTTCAAGATGCTCTGGCAAGTACTCTAAAACTTTTTTGATAAGGTTTGAATCATGCGCTCTGTTTGAATCAAGCCAGAATACAATAGGATCACCAGTAAGTTTACCACGCTCATGTGCCAATCGAACCCAGTCTTTAACCGCAATATCTTTTGCTTTATAAAGTCTCCAGATGTCACCTTTTTCAACTTTATGGCTCATCAAGACGTTACCATCTTGATCTTTAACTTCCATAACACCATCTTCAGCACAGCGGAAAGTGAATGGATGGCTTCCATACTCTTCAGCTTTTTTCGCCATAAGACCAACGTTGCTAACGTGACCCATAGTTGCAACATCAAACTGACCATTCTCTTTACAATCTTCTAGCATTGCACTATACATTCTTGCATAACTTCTATCAGGAATAACAGCTACACACTCTTGAAGCTCACCATCTTTGTTCCACATTTTTCCGCCTTCACGGATAACTGGAGGCATAGAAGCATCAATAATGATGTCATTAGAGAAGTGTAGGTTTGTAATACCTTTATCGCTGTCAACCATTGCGATGTTTGGCTCACCTTTTTCAACAACAGCTTTTAAAGCAGCTTCAATCTCATCTTTTTTATCTGACTTTTCGATCTTTTTAAGAAGGTCACCGATTCCAAGATCTGGATTTACACCAAGTTTTTCGAACTCATCAGCATATTTTTCAAATACATCTTTGAAGAAAACGCTAACAGCATGACCAAAGATAATTGGGTCACTAACTTTCATCATAGTAGCTTTCAAGTGTACAGACCAAAGAAGTCCCTTCTCTTTTGCATCCTCAATAGTTTTTGCTAAGAATGCTCTTAAAGCTTTAGCTGACATGAAAGTAGATGAAACAAGCTCTTTATCTTCAACTTCCAAAGTTTTTAGGCATTTACCATTTAGTTCGATGCTAAGTGTTGCATCTTTATCCATAATAACAGACTGCTCATTTTCATAGAAGTCACCACCATCCATGTAAGCAACATATGCTTTACAATCTGGTGAGAATGGCTTCAATCTATGAGGATTTTTCTGAGCAAATTTTTTAACTGCAGCTGCTGCACGTCGGTCACTGTTACCCTCACGAAGAACTGGGTTAACTGCAGAACCAAGACAAGTAGCATATTTTGCAGCAATCTCTTTCTCTTCATCAGTTTGAGGATCTTCTGGAAAATCAGGAAGATCAAACCCTTTTTTCTGAAGCTCTTCAATAGTAGCTTTAAGCTGAGGAATAGAAGCTGAAATGTTTGGTAATTTAATAATATTTGCTTCTGGTTTTTTTACAAGTTCACCAAGAGCTGCAAGGTTATCAGGAATACGCTGATCTTCACGTAGTCTCTCAGGGAACTGAGAAATAACACGTCCAGCAAGAGATATATCACACTGCTCAATATCAACGCCAGCTGTCTTCAAGAAGTTTTTAACAATTGGAAAGAGCGAATAAGTAGCTAAAGCCGGTGCCTCATCGATCTTCGTCCAGATAATCTTTTGTTCTGCCATTAGGTTCTCCTATTTATGGTTTATATTTGATGTGTAAATAATATCAGTTAAAGAATTAGTTTTTTACTAAACTTCTTCTAAGCTCATATATAAAACGCAAATGTGTTTCATTTGTTAACACTTTTTAGAGCTTTCAGATGCGATTTGTAACTCTTTGTAAATATATGTCTGCCATTTTTACCTTTTACAAAGTATAAATAATTAACATTTGCAGGTTTAATTGCCGCTTTTAGTGCATATAATGAAACACTTCCTACAGGAGTTGGAGGCAATCCTTTATATTTGTACGTATTAAAATGTGACTTGTCACTCTTTATTCTTCTTTTTGTAACCTTTATATGCGAATATTTCCCATAATTTAGTGTTCCATCCATCTGCAGACGCATATGTTTTCTTAGTCGATTATATATAACTGCTGATATTATTGGCATTTCATCTTTGTTTGCTGCCTCTTTTTGTATGATTGATGCAATCGTTACATAACGAAACCATTTAGTCTCATTGTATACTCCAAAAATCTTTTTAGCCAAACGTTTATGACGTTCTATTGATTTAGAAATTAGATAATTCATAAGATGCTCTTCACTTATACCCATTGGAATGTAGTAAGTATCAGGCCAAATCACTCCATCCATATATGGTGCATATTTTTTATAAGCAACAAAGAGTTTTCTTTTATCCAAACCTAACTTTTTTGCAAGCTGGGAGATAAATAGTTCAGATGTTTCACCAGGAACTAGTGTTACTTTTACTATTGCTGCTTTTGCATGAGTAATTTTATAAAGCAAATCTGCTTTTGTTAATCTGGTTGTTCCAATTTCAATCCAACCTTGCTGCGGATATCCAAAAAATCTCAAAAGATACTTGTCAAGTAGATTTAAATCTATGCCGTTTTTATGCAAATATGATATAATCGCCGTCTGCGAGCCAGATGGAAGAAATAGCACAAGACTGGTTTTTACAGGTTGGGTTAGATAAAAACAGAGTGATAAAATGATAACAACTACAACAAAGATACTCCATTCAACTATTCTCAAGATATTTTTGCTCATCTCTTTTCTTTTTATTTTAATAATTTTTTTACTTGCCAAAGGTATTGAAATTTCAGAAATTAATTTACCAGGATTTAAAATTCAGCAATTCTACATTAAACTAGATAAAAAGCTGATCATCTCTATAAAAAGTGTAAAAATTAAAGCTAAAAAAGAGTCAAGCAAAACAGTAAATGAAGTTAACAATATTGTAAAAGTTATCCAATACTTGCCACACTATTTTCAAAAGGTAAATGTAGAGAATCTTCAAGTAGGGCAAAAAAATATAAATTTACTGTATGACAATAATATATTTCATATTGATACAGATATTCTACATCTCTCATCAACCCTATCATATAATCCTAAATTAAAAGTAATTTCTGTAAATATTAAGGAGTTATATTTAAATGATTCTCAAATAAATTTAAATGGTCAATTTAACTATTTAATAATGAAAAAAAAATGGACTGGTAAAGGAGTTTACAAAACTTTTAAAATAAATGGAAGTTTTTTAGTAACCTATGAAAATGAAACTATAAATTTTAAACTAAACTCAAATGAAACCTCTTCAATAAAAGAGTTAATAGATTATATTGCACCTCCTGAACCGATCAAGGTATGGATTTACCCAAAAATTCCTGCAAAAAGATATAAATTACATTATCTGACTGGTAGCATAAAACTAAAAAAAGATGGTTCAATAGAATTTGATCCACAAAAACTAAAAGCTTTTGCAACAGCTTATAATGCGAATATACATTTTAACAGTAATGTTCCTCCGGTATCTACAAAACAGATAGATATTACATTAAAAAATAATACTCTCTCTTTTAAACTATACGATCCAATATATGAAGGAAAAAAATTAAATGGTAGTTATGTACAAATAAGGAATTTAACAAACAGCAAAGCTGAATTAGATGCACATATTGTAGTGAATGACAAAATAGACAATTCTATAAAAACTATTTTGTCAGCTTACGATATACATCTGCCTTTTGTACAAACTGAAGGTTTAACAGATGCAACAGTAGATTTTACAGTAAAATTAGTAACCGGTGAAGTAATAAAATATGAAGGAGACTATAAGTCAAAACAGGCAACATTACTCTTTGATGATACAATTAAGTTACCTGTAAAAAATTTACATGTAATTTCTAAAGACTCTAAGATTATAATAAAACCCTGCAAAATAAGCTTTATCCCACATATTGATGCAACAATAAATGGCTCAATAGATCTTTATAATAAAAAAGGTGAATTTATTTCTCAAATAAAAAGATTACAATACAGCTATAACTCTATACCTCTAATCAAAATAATAGATCAAAAACTTCCAATTAAAATGAATTTCAACGATAGAGTAACTTTTGAAGCACCTGAATTAAACTTGATTTTTTCCTATAAGTCTGGTGGAAGCATCAAAGTAGTTTCTAAAGATATAAAGCCAATAGTTCCATATTTAAAAGGACCACTTTTACCAATAAAAGGTGGAAAAATAGAAATAGTTTATTCATTGCAAAAATTAGAAGCAGACGGCTTTATAAACTACTCTAATAACTTTTTAACATACAACAATCAGCCAATAGAAAAGTTTTCTTTTCAAGTAAAAAGAGACAAACTGCAAACTACTGCAGCACTAAATAGTAATATTTTTATTACATTACAAAAAAATAGAACCTTTATAAATACAATAGGTGTAGATATTTATATAGATAATTTATTAAAAACAATAGAGCCATATACTCAAAAGGTTAGTAATAAAACTAAAACAACTAAACAAATTTTTCATATAAAAGGTAAAAACAGTATTTTATATTATAAAAATATAGAGCTTCCCTGCTCTTCCTATAGTGCAATATTAAAAACTAATCCATTAAATATTAAATTTATTTCTCAACATAACGACGGAGAGATTAGAGGGATTATTGAAAAGAGTTATATAAATATAACCGGCAAACAGATTCCAGATTATGTAATACGTAAAATTACTACTTTAGACTATATTTATGGTGGACTTTTTGACTTTAATGCAATTGGTGATATTAATAATTTCAAAGGTACTATATTAGTACATAATAGTTTATGGGCAAAAAATGCTTTTTATAACAATGTATTAGCAATGCTAAATACTATACCTGCAGTTTTAACACTAAAAAATCCTGGATTTAGTAATAAAGGATTTAAAATAAAAGAAGGTGCTATTCAATACCACTATCAAGACAATATACTATATTTTGACAATATTTTAATGAATGGAGATAGTGCCCAAATAACAGGTAGAGGAAAGATCAACTTTAAATCTGAAACTATACTGATGTTAATGCAGATTCACTTTTTAGAAAATCTTACTAATATACTAAATAAAATTCCTATAGCCGGATATTTAATCTTTGGCGATGACGGAACTATGGCTGTTACACTAAACATTAACGGTTATTTAGAAAATCCAAAAGTAACTACTGAAACAGTAAAAGATGTAGTACAAGTGCCTCTCAATATTTTAGAGAGAACACTTAAACTACCGTTTAAACTATTTGAATAAATATAAATTTTTTATTCGTTTCTTAAAACTTTCAATGCATCAATTTGAGAAGCTTTCTTGGCTGGATAGAGTGAAGAGAGAAGTGTAATAACAAATGCACCAACTATAATGCTTATAAAATCTTTTAAGTCAAGATCTAGTGGTAATCGGCTGGTACCATAAACATCTTCAGGCAAAGATATAATATCAAAATGCTTTAAAATCTCCATACCACTTAAACCTAAAAGTGTACCAATAAATACACCACCGACACCTATTATGAGTCCTAGTCTGAAAAATATATGCAAAATCTCTTTTTTTGATGCACCAAGTGAGAGCAGAAGTGCAACTTCACTTCTACGATTCATAACAGTCATTAAAAGAGAACTCACAATATTCAAAGATGCTATAAGAATAATAAGCATTAAAACAATGAAGAGTGCTCGTTTCTCCATCTGCATTGCTGCAAAAAAGTTACCATTTTGCTGCCACCACCCAATAATACCAACTGTTGATGGAAGCTCTGATTTTATAAGTTCAATATCACGCATAGGTTTTTTAGAATCTATATGAATACCGTCATACTCTCCAGGCTTGCGCTTGAAAATCTTTTCAAAACTTTTAAAAGATGTGTAGTAGTAACTCTCATCATATGCATTAAGCCCTGATCTAAAAATACCATCAACTTTAAAACGTTTAGAAAGAGGCATTAAAGATAGACCGGCAGGCTCCATCTTTGAAAACAAAAACATAATTTTATCTCCAATGCCAATACCAAGCTCATCTGCCAATGGTCTTCCTATAATAACGCCATACTTTCCAAAAGGCTTAGTATAAGCTTTTGCAAAAACCTCATTTACCTCTTTCTCACGCTCAGGGTCTATACCAAAAAAGAGTCCTCCTTTAAGAGTTCCTCCCTTTCTAACAAGTGCTTGACTCTGCATATATGGACTGAATTTAAGATCTAAAAATTTATTTTCAAGAGACTCTAGCAATTCATTGTCTATGGCACCACGAACTTTTGGGTAAATTGTCAAAGGATAGTTCATAACAAATAGACGTTTTTCAAACTCTTTTTCCATTCCATTCATTATTGCCATAGCGATAATCAGTACCATTACACCAATAGCAATACCAAAAAATGCAAGGATAGCAGATAAGAAGATAAAGGGGTGTTCACGGTCAAAGCGCAAATAACGCTTGACCATTGTATTTACAAATTTACTGTTCATGCGTTGTTTGCAAGAACTCCACGTTTTGGTCCGCTTTTACCACAACACTGCTTATATTTTTTTCCACTACCGCAAGGGCAAGGATCATTTCTTGCAGGTTTCTTTTTCTTTATAGGAGCTTGTTCAGGCTCTTTATTTGTAGAGAAGTTTTCTAGTTCAGACTCCATTTGCTCTCTCATCTTTTCGATAGCAGCCTGCTCTTTTTCAATCTCCTCTTCATTTTTAAAGCGAACCAGATATAGAGTTTTAAGAGTCTCTCGTTTAATAGATTCAACAAGTTCAGTAAATAGGTTATAACTCTCTTTTTTATACTCAACAAGAGGATCTTTTTGGTTATATCCTCGTAAACCAATACCTGTTTTTAATATATCCATCTGATAAAGATGCTCTCTCCAAGCATTATCTAATACTTGAAGATAGAGAATACGTTCAATTTCATCACGTTGTTCAGGGTGAAGAACTCCCATTTTGGCTTCATATCTTTCTTTAAGTTGTTCTAACAGATATTCAAAAAGCTCACTGTAATCTTTATCTTTTAACTCATCTTCTTCAAAAGCTTCACCCAACTCTTCTAGAATTTTAAGTCGTAACTTCTCCAAATCAAAATCTTCTCTAGGAGCACCCTCGTAAATTCCACACTCCATCATTAAGCTTTGCAAGTACTCTTCACGAATTGCATCTATTTTGGCATTAATATCAAACTCAGGATTAAGAAGTTCATGACGGAATCTGTAGATGATTTTACGCTGTTCATTTGCAACATCATCATACTCAAGAAGATGTTTACGAGACTCAAAATGTAGGTTTTCAACTTTCTTTTGAGCTTTTTCAACAGCTCGTGTCACCATTTTTGACTCGATATACTCACCCTCTTCTACTCCCATTCGATCCATTATAGTCTTAATGCGCTCACTTCCAAAAATTCTAAGAAGATGATCTTCAAGACTCAAATAGAAACGACTTTCACCTGGATCACCCTGTCGTCCAGCCCGACCTCGCAACTGGTTATCTATACGTCGGCTTTCATGGCGTTCAGTACCTATGATATAAAGACCGCCAAGCTCACGAACTTCATCATCTATCTTAATATCAACACCACGACCTGCCATATTGGTTGCAATAGTTACAGCACCTTTTTTACCAGCATCTTTAATGATTTCAGCTTCATGTTCATGATTCTTTGCATTCAAAACATTGTGTGGAATCTTCTCTTTTTTAAGAAGAGCATGTAAGACTTCTGATTTTTCAATAGAAGCAGTACCTACCAATACAGGCTGACCCTTTTTATTTCTCTCTTTAATATCACGAATTACAGCATCAAACTTTTCACGCTCTGTTTTATAGATAAGGTCAGGTTGATCTTTTCTTTGTACAGGAACATTTGTTGGAATAGAGATAACATCTAAATTATAAATTTCTGCAAACTCTGTAGCTTCTGTTTGAGCAGTACCAGTCATACCTGCAAGTTTTTCATACATACGGAAGTAGTTTTGGAAAGTAATATCGGCTAATGTTTGAGACTCCTCTTTAATCTCAACACCCTCTTTTGCTTCTAACGCCTGATGTAATCCTTCACTAAATCTTCTACCTTCTGAAAGCCTTCCTGTAAACTCATCAACTATTACAATTTCTCCATCTTTTACAACATAATCGACATCTTTTTCAAAAAGATGGTGAGCTTTGAGAGCTTGATCAAGATGGTGAGCCAGTACAGCATTTTCCATAGCATAAAGGTTGTCAACACCAAATAGTTTCTCTGCTTTTTCTATACCTTTTTCTGTTACAAGAATAACACGATTCTTCTCATCAACCGTAAAGTCTTCATCTCTTACCATTTGACGTGCGACTTTATCGGCTCTTGTATAGTTTTCAAGCTTGCTGCTTGTTGGTCCTGAAATAATAAGAGGAGTTCTAGCTTCATCAATCAAGATAGAGTCAACTTCATCGACAATAGCAAAATAGTGATCACGTTGCACCATCTCATCAAGAGAGTATTTCATATTATCACGAAGGTAGTCAAAGCCAAACTCATTGTTGGTTCCATATGTTATATCTGCATCATATTGAGCTTTTCTTGTAGCATCATCAATGATGTCTGCTGTAATAGTTCCTACTGAATAACCTAAAAACTCATAAATTTTTCCCATTTCACTGGAGTCACGTTTAGCCAAGTAGTCATTAACTGTGACAACATGAACTCCACGCCCAAGCATTGCATTTAAAACAACAGGTAAAGTTGCAACAAGTGTTTTACCCTCACCTGTTTTCATCTCAGCAATCTTGTTATCATGAAGCACCATACCACCTATCAACTGCACATCAAAATGACGCATACCTAAAGTACGTTTAGAAGCTTCACGAGTGATTGCAAATGAGTCAAAAAGAACATCATCTAGTGTAGCAGAACCACTTTGAACCTGCTCTTTCAACTCATTAAATGCAGCTTTTAGCTCATCATCACTCATCTTCTCATATTTTGGCTCTAAAGCATTGATTTTTGCAACTTTTTTCTTATATTTTTTTAACTCTCTGTCATTTGCTGTTCCAACAATAGCACGAAAAAGCGACTTGATCATATTGTATTAACCTTTATTATAAACCTGATAAACAGATAAAATGTACCATATTTTTTTGATTAATGAAACATTTTATCCGCTTTTATCTATTTTTAGTAGACGATTTTATCACACTTTTACAAAGCTTTATATAAAATCAAAATTATGAAACGAATAACAATAATAATGCTTTTTGCATCAACACTCTTAGCAGAACTTCCTGTCCCTGATCAGATTCAAGCTGATTTTCACCAAACAGTAGTTAACTCAGAAAATAATCAAACATTAAACTATACTGGTTCTGTTTTTATGAAATTTCCAAATGAGGCAAAATGGATCTACAAACAACCAATTGAAAAGATAATCTGTTTAATGCAAAATCGTGCTTGGGTTATAGAACCAGAATTAGAACAAGCAACACTCTTTCAATTAGATAAAGCTGTTCCTGTTTTAAAGATTTTGAAAAAAGCTCAACAGATTGATACACATAAATATAAAGCACTCTATGAAGGCATAGAGTACATCATAATAACAGACAGTAAAGATCAAATAAAACAGATCAAATATATAGATGATTTAGGCAATAGTGTACTACTGACTTTTGAAAAAATAAAAACCAAACTTATAGATCCATCTTTTTTAAAGTGTACTATTCCTGAAGATTACGATATTATAGATGGTCGATACTAAAATAATTTACTTTTTGATGCAACATAAGCATATCCCCATGCACATAAACTCAAAATAATATAGATCGCTAATATAAAGATCATCTGTTCAGGTCTTGTTTGATACTCATACCAAACAATCAATACAGCTCCTATAACAAGACCAATAATTGTAGTAATACCCATTAAAGTAGAAGAGTTTGTCAAATGCCGAATTTTAAAATTGGCTATTGCCATAAGAAGAGATACAAAAAGAAAAGTTATACTTCCAAACTCTAAAATAAGACGTAATCCTCCAACTAAGATTAATACAGAAGCTGTGATTGCCATAGCCAAAATTGCATATGTTGGAATTGTACCTTTACGCTTACATAAAATATTTGGTAAATAACGATCATCTGCAATTCTAGCCATTTGACGAGATGAACCAAACATTGTACTACTTATAGCTGATGATGTTGCAAGAATTGCACCAATAATTACCAAATCTCGTCCAAATGCTCCCATAACCTTTTCTGCACCAAATGCAAGTGCATACTCTTTATTTTGAATCAAATCATCAACTGGAATAGCTATAATAGAACTTAATGAGATAATAAAATAGATAGTTGCTACCAATAATAAAGAGATATAAATTGCCCTAGGAATATTTTTTTCAGGACTATCCATCTCTTTTACTCCATTTATTACTAGCTGGAATCCTTCATATGCAACAAATGTAATTGAAGCAACAATAAGAATATCTATATGATTTATACGTTCTAAATCATTTCCAACAGTCTTATAAAATGTTTTTAGATCCATATTATTATCAGCATAGATAAGCATCATAGAAATAACAAATAAAATAGCAAGCTTTGCATAAACCATGGCATCTTCCAATTTTCCCATACCCTTAACACTCCAAAGATTGATAAAAGCAAAGATCCAAATAATTATTATTGCAAAACATTTACGCATCAATTCATTATGGGCAAATTCTGTACCACTAATAGTATATGATGAAAAAGTATAAGCATATAGAGCAAGTGTAGAGATATATCCAAAAATTGTATACCAACCTATAAAAGAAGCAGCTAAATGAGAATTAGGATATGTACGTTGAAAAAAAGCATATGTCGCACCCTCATCTTTATAATAGACTCCCAATTTTACATAAGCATAAGCAGCAAAAAATGCAATTAATCCACCTAATACAATAGCAAATGGTGCCAATGAACCTATCATAGATACAGAAATTCCCAATATTGTAAATATACCTCCTCCTACCATCCCTCCTATGGCAATTGCAATTAACTCTTTAAGTCCTAAACTTTTACACATAAAAAAACCTTTTTATCTATATTTTCTTGTTTTATATATTTTATTATATATTTTAAAGTTTTTTACAAATAAATAGAATTTTATTGTATATTTTTAATATGATTGTCTATCAGCATAGTAAGAGCTTCTAACTAGTGTTCCTGATGCAACTGCTTTAAAGCCCATCTCAACAGCCTTAGTTTCCATCTCTTCAAAAAACTCAGGTGGATAGTAGCAAATTACCGGATGGTGACTTGAAGATGGTTGCAGGTACTGCCCTATTGTTAACTCTTCTACACCTGCTTCAAGTAAATCTTTCATTGTTTCTATCAACTCTTTTTTACTCTCTCCAAGTCCTACCATTAAAGAAGATTTCACAGGACCACTGAAGTTTGTCGAGTAGTATTTTAAAACCTGCAAGGAGCGGTCATAATTGCTTTGTGAACGTATACTTGGTGAAAGGCGGCGTACTGTCTCTTCATTGTGTGCCAATTTATCGACACTACACTCTATAATACGTTCTAAAGCAGACTCATCTGCTTTGAAGTCTGGTGTAAGTAACTCTATTTTTACATCTGACACTATAGCTCGTATTGAAAGTACAACTGACTCAAAATGTTTTGCACCATAGTCTGGCAAATCATCCCGATCAACAGATGTAATAACAACATAGCTTAGCTCAAGCTCTTTAATAGTAGTGGCTATACGTTCTGGTTCTGTAGGATCTGGAGGCAATCCTCTACCTGTTTTTACATTACAAAAGCTACAAGCTCGAGTACAGGTATCGCCTAAGATCATAAATGTTGCTGTGCCACGCTGGTAACACTCTGCCCTATTTGGACAAGCACTCTCTTTACAAACCGTTGTAACACTGTTTTGTTGTAAAATATGATCTGTTTTTAAGATAAGTTCAGGATCTGGAGCTTTAACTTTAGGTTTATATGGTCTCATCAAATGCTTTACAAACTGATCTGACTATACTATCATTTACCTCATCTAAAGATAGTTGAATCCCCTCATTGGCAAGTGAAGTTGGAACTATACCTTTAATATTGCAAGGGCTAACCTGATTATGAAAAGAGAGATCTACATCTACATTAAGTGCCACACCATGAAGTGAAACACCAAAACGGTACCTAAAACCAAGTGAAGCAATTTTACGATTCTCAATATAATAACCAGGATTACCCTTATCATAACTTACATCAGGAAGAATAGAAGAGAAGAGATCTTCATAAACTCTTTTTACACTACGATAAAAAAGCAGAGGTTCTGTAACCTGAAAACAGAAGTAAGCTATAGCCTGTCCTTCAGAGTGGCAAGTTATGGAGCCTCCTCTATCACTCTTTACTGTTTTTACAGACCATTTACCGCAATCATCAGTTCCGACAGTAAAGATTGATGGGTGAGAGCATAAGATTAAATGGTTATCTTTATCTTTAGAAGCTTCGTTATGCACGTCTCTCATCTTCTCATATGCAACTTCATAGTCGACAACTCCCCATTTATGAAG from Hydrogenimonas thermophila includes:
- the secA gene encoding preprotein translocase subunit SecA, translated to MIKSLFRAIVGTANDRELKKYKKKVAKINALEPKYEKMSDDELKAAFNELKEQVQSGSATLDDVLFDSFAITREASKRTLGMRHFDVQLIGGMVLHDNKIAEMKTGEGKTLVATLPVVLNAMLGRGVHVVTVNDYLAKRDSSEMGKIYEFLGYSVGTITADIIDDATRKAQYDADITYGTNNEFGFDYLRDNMKYSLDEMVQRDHYFAIVDEVDSILIDEARTPLIISGPTSSKLENYTRADKVARQMVRDEDFTVDEKNRVILVTEKGIEKAEKLFGVDNLYAMENAVLAHHLDQALKAHHLFEKDVDYVVKDGEIVIVDEFTGRLSEGRRFSEGLHQALEAKEGVEIKEESQTLADITFQNYFRMYEKLAGMTGTAQTEATEFAEIYNLDVISIPTNVPVQRKDQPDLIYKTEREKFDAVIRDIKERNKKGQPVLVGTASIEKSEVLHALLKKEKIPHNVLNAKNHEHEAEIIKDAGKKGAVTIATNMAGRGVDIKIDDEVRELGGLYIIGTERHESRRIDNQLRGRAGRQGDPGESRFYLSLEDHLLRIFGSERIKTIMDRMGVEEGEYIESKMVTRAVEKAQKKVENLHFESRKHLLEYDDVANEQRKIIYRFRHELLNPEFDINAKIDAIREEYLQSLMMECGIYEGAPREDFDLEKLRLKILEELGEAFEEDELKDKDYSELFEYLLEQLKERYEAKMGVLHPEQRDEIERILYLQVLDNAWREHLYQMDILKTGIGLRGYNQKDPLVEYKKESYNLFTELVESIKRETLKTLYLVRFKNEEEIEKEQAAIEKMREQMESELENFSTNKEPEQAPIKKKKPARNDPCPCGSGKKYKQCCGKSGPKRGVLANNA
- the lipA gene encoding lipoyl synthase, whose amino-acid sequence is MRPYKPKVKAPDPELILKTDHILQQNSVTTVCKESACPNRAECYQRGTATFMILGDTCTRACSFCNVKTGRGLPPDPTEPERIATTIKELELSYVVITSVDRDDLPDYGAKHFESVVLSIRAIVSDVKIELLTPDFKADESALERIIECSVDKLAHNEETVRRLSPSIRSQSNYDRSLQVLKYYSTNFSGPVKSSLMVGLGESKKELIETMKDLLEAGVEELTIGQYLQPSSSHHPVICYYPPEFFEEMETKAVEMGFKAVASGTLVRSSYYADRQSY
- a CDS encoding ABC transporter permease codes for the protein MNSKFVNTMVKRYLRFDREHPFIFLSAILAFFGIAIGVMVLIIAMAIMNGMEKEFEKRLFVMNYPLTIYPKVRGAIDNELLESLENKFLDLKFSPYMQSQALVRKGGTLKGGLFFGIDPEREKEVNEVFAKAYTKPFGKYGVIIGRPLADELGIGIGDKIMFLFSKMEPAGLSLMPLSKRFKVDGIFRSGLNAYDESYYYTSFKSFEKIFKRKPGEYDGIHIDSKKPMRDIELIKSELPSTVGIIGWWQQNGNFFAAMQMEKRALFIVLMLIILIASLNIVSSLLMTVMNRRSEVALLLSLGASKKEILHIFFRLGLIIGVGGVFIGTLLGLSGMEILKHFDIISLPEDVYGTSRLPLDLDLKDFISIIVGAFVITLLSSLYPAKKASQIDALKVLRNE
- a CDS encoding APC family permease: MCKSLGLKELIAIAIGGMVGGGIFTILGISVSMIGSLAPFAIVLGGLIAFFAAYAYVKLGVYYKDEGATYAFFQRTYPNSHLAASFIGWYTIFGYISTLALYAYTFSSYTISGTEFAHNELMRKCFAIIIIWIFAFINLWSVKGMGKLEDAMVYAKLAILFVISMMLIYADNNMDLKTFYKTVGNDLERINHIDILIVASITFVAYEGFQLVINGVKEMDSPEKNIPRAIYISLLLVATIYFIISLSSIIAIPVDDLIQNKEYALAFGAEKVMGAFGRDLVIIGAILATSSAISSTMFGSSRQMARIADDRYLPNILCKRKGTIPTYAILAMAITASVLILVGGLRLILEFGSITFLFVSLLMAIANFKIRHLTNSSTLMGITTIIGLVIGAVLIVWYEYQTRPEQMIFILAIYIILSLCAWGYAYVASKSKLF
- the lolA gene encoding LolA-like outer membrane lipoprotein chaperone; protein product: MKRITIIMLFASTLLAELPVPDQIQADFHQTVVNSENNQTLNYTGSVFMKFPNEAKWIYKQPIEKIICLMQNRAWVIEPELEQATLFQLDKAVPVLKILKKAQQIDTHKYKALYEGIEYIIITDSKDQIKQIKYIDDLGNSVLLTFEKIKTKLIDPSFLKCTIPEDYDIIDGRY